In Blastopirellula sp. J2-11, a single genomic region encodes these proteins:
- a CDS encoding ParB N-terminal domain-containing protein has translation METINHSQGWIPMATATLTKPRSQKAKMVREALLEQWRRSSDREIATRLGVSNRTVSNHRKQLEEEGLILPRGETTQSVEACHVAVCTSAIRPAWINDKLYDPVDENEPSFLALVANVAELGILEPIVVSADGVILSGHRRHAAACKLQLARIPVRIRYDVSFFGNHDTFMRLLASYNRQRVKTTSEQFREELALASNDAYIRVRRFRKDSAYVDISETIPLRIRKPRSVITQKLELRNAIVRTVLDENPNWPISDRFIFYRLLNIEGLVRNDLTRTPFVNNNACYNDTTDMVTRLRLDGSIPFEAVGDETRPVVIWDMHRCVGDFVRRECEEFLDKYNRDLQQSQPNWVELLVEKNTVASQLRNLAAGYGLPMTSGRGYSSLPPRKAMVDRYRESGRESLVVIVISDFDPEGEDIPCSFGVSLRDDFGITEDRLHIVKAALTSEQVHSLDLHEGQLSKETSSRYERFVRLHGNRAWELESLPSEQLREIVEVSIRSVIDLDAFEAEVEREKAEQLELAEKRQNLRRMLINQDKE, from the coding sequence ATGGAAACGATTAATCACTCTCAAGGATGGATACCAATGGCGACAGCGACACTTACCAAACCAAGATCCCAAAAAGCGAAAATGGTCCGCGAGGCGCTTCTCGAGCAATGGCGCAGGTCGAGCGACCGAGAAATCGCAACCCGTCTCGGCGTCAGCAATCGGACCGTCTCGAACCACCGGAAGCAACTCGAAGAAGAAGGTCTTATCCTGCCGCGCGGCGAAACTACACAGTCCGTCGAGGCATGCCACGTCGCGGTGTGTACTTCGGCGATCCGCCCCGCCTGGATCAACGACAAGCTTTACGATCCGGTGGACGAAAACGAGCCTTCATTCCTGGCGCTGGTCGCCAACGTTGCAGAGCTTGGGATTTTGGAACCAATCGTGGTAAGTGCCGACGGCGTTATCCTTTCGGGGCATCGGCGCCATGCGGCCGCCTGTAAACTCCAGCTCGCACGAATTCCGGTTCGCATCCGCTATGACGTCTCTTTCTTCGGCAACCACGACACGTTCATGCGACTGCTGGCGAGCTATAACCGGCAGCGCGTCAAAACAACCTCGGAGCAGTTTCGGGAAGAACTGGCCCTAGCCTCCAACGACGCCTATATCCGGGTTCGGCGGTTTCGGAAAGACTCGGCCTACGTCGATATCAGCGAGACGATTCCGCTGCGAATCCGAAAACCGCGTTCGGTGATCACACAAAAGCTGGAGTTACGCAACGCCATCGTTCGCACCGTTCTGGATGAGAACCCCAACTGGCCGATTAGCGACCGGTTCATTTTCTACAGACTCCTCAATATCGAAGGTTTGGTGCGCAACGACCTGACCCGGACGCCGTTTGTGAACAACAACGCCTGCTACAACGACACGACCGATATGGTGACGCGGCTGCGTCTGGACGGCTCGATTCCATTTGAAGCGGTTGGGGACGAGACGCGGCCCGTTGTTATCTGGGACATGCATCGCTGCGTGGGCGATTTTGTGCGTCGGGAGTGCGAAGAGTTTCTCGACAAATACAACCGTGATCTCCAACAAAGCCAGCCCAACTGGGTGGAACTTCTCGTCGAGAAAAACACGGTGGCAAGCCAACTACGGAACCTAGCCGCTGGGTATGGACTACCGATGACGAGCGGACGCGGCTACTCATCGCTTCCGCCCCGCAAAGCAATGGTCGACCGATATCGAGAGAGTGGTCGCGAGAGCTTGGTGGTAATCGTGATCAGCGACTTCGATCCCGAGGGTGAAGATATCCCCTGCAGCTTTGGCGTGTCGCTTAGGGACGATTTTGGCATCACCGAAGATCGGCTGCATATCGTGAAGGCGGCGCTGACCAGCGAACAGGTTCATTCTCTGGATTTGCACGAAGGGCAGCTCTCCAAGGAAACTTCGTCGCGCTACGAGCGATTCGTACGGCTCCATGGCAATCGCGCCTGGGAACTTGAGTCGCTCCCATCCGAGCAACTGCGGGAGATTGTCGAGGTTTCGATTCGCAGTGTGATAGACCTGGACGCCTTCGAGGCCGAGGTCGAACGGGAGAAAGCAGAGCAGCTGGAGTTGGCGGAGAAACGTCAAAACCTTCGCCGGATGTTAATCAATCAGGACAAGGAGTAA
- a CDS encoding DNA modification methylase → MKIEQWNISDVTQYPNNPRVNDGAVDAVAKSLQEFGFRQPIVVDEQGVIVVGHTRFKAAQKLGYETVPIHVATGMTPEQIKAYRIADNQTASLAEWDNDLLPIELGALQDANYDLGLLGFNQDELAKLLGGDLQEGLNDPDDVPEPPDEPITQPGDLWILGDHRLLCGDSSKPDDVDRLLDGAVIHLVNSDPPYNVRVEPRSNNAIAAGNSSFANPNKHHPEKANPTRRKMRAKDRPLANDFVTDEAFDELLAAWFGNMARALAPGRGFYIWGGYANCGNYPPVLKTMGLYFSQAIIWVKEHPVLTRKDFMGNHEWCFYGWREGAAHVYLGPHNAVDVWSVKKVNPQSMVHLTEKPVELAVRAIQYSSREGENVLDLFGGSGSTLIACEQTGRKAFLMELDPPYCDVIVERWEQFTGRKAECLRGAASSTSETDVREESLDSECLESSETLS, encoded by the coding sequence ATGAAGATCGAACAGTGGAATATTTCGGATGTCACGCAATATCCCAACAATCCGCGAGTCAATGATGGCGCCGTGGATGCAGTTGCAAAGAGCTTGCAGGAGTTTGGGTTTCGTCAGCCGATCGTGGTCGATGAGCAAGGTGTGATTGTCGTTGGTCACACCAGATTCAAGGCCGCACAGAAGCTGGGTTATGAAACGGTGCCGATCCACGTCGCCACGGGTATGACGCCGGAGCAGATCAAGGCGTATCGTATCGCCGACAATCAAACGGCGTCTCTTGCGGAATGGGACAATGATCTGCTGCCGATCGAACTCGGCGCTTTACAGGACGCCAACTACGACCTCGGGCTCTTGGGTTTCAACCAGGACGAACTGGCCAAGTTGCTGGGCGGCGATCTACAGGAAGGCTTGAACGATCCTGACGACGTGCCGGAACCGCCCGACGAGCCAATCACGCAGCCCGGCGACCTGTGGATTCTCGGTGATCATCGGCTGCTGTGTGGTGACAGCAGTAAACCAGATGACGTCGACCGACTCCTCGATGGCGCGGTGATCCATCTGGTGAATTCCGATCCGCCGTATAATGTGCGGGTCGAGCCGCGGTCGAATAACGCCATCGCCGCAGGCAACAGTAGCTTCGCCAATCCGAACAAGCACCATCCCGAGAAGGCCAATCCAACTCGCAGGAAGATGCGTGCCAAGGACCGACCGCTGGCCAATGACTTCGTGACCGATGAAGCGTTCGATGAACTGTTGGCGGCGTGGTTCGGCAACATGGCCCGCGCGCTCGCACCAGGACGTGGTTTCTATATCTGGGGCGGGTATGCCAACTGTGGGAATTACCCTCCGGTGCTTAAAACGATGGGCCTCTACTTCTCGCAGGCGATCATCTGGGTGAAAGAACATCCAGTTCTCACGCGGAAGGACTTCATGGGCAACCACGAGTGGTGTTTCTATGGCTGGCGGGAAGGCGCCGCGCATGTTTACCTCGGCCCCCACAATGCCGTCGACGTCTGGTCGGTGAAGAAGGTGAATCCGCAGTCAATGGTGCACTTAACAGAAAAGCCTGTTGAGTTGGCCGTGCGGGCGATTCAGTACTCGTCGCGAGAAGGTGAGAACGTCCTCGACCTGTTCGGCGGAAGCGGCTCGACCTTGATCGCCTGTGAACAGACTGGTCGCAAGGCGTTTCTGATGGAACTGGATCCACCGTATTGCGATGTGATCGTGGAGCGGTGGGAACAGTTCACGGGGCGAAAAGCGGAATGTCTACGTGGAGCCGCTTCATCAACTTCAGAAACTGACGTTCGGGAAGAGTCCCTGGATTCTGAGTGCCTGGAATCTTCTGAAACGCTTTCATGA